The region TGCCCAGGTCCGGATCGTGGGACCAGGAGTGGTTGCACAGGGTGTGTCCGGCGGCGGCTATCGCCCGGACCAGTTCCGGGTACGCCGCAGCGAGCTCGCCGACCAGGCAGAAGGTCGCCCTGACCCGAAAACGGGCGAGTTCGGCGAGCACCTGCGGGGTGTACACGGGATTCGGCCCGTCGTCGAAGGTGAGCGCCACGCCGCGCGAGCCGGTGCTGATCCGGCTGCTGTACGGGCCGCCGGTCCCCATTGGCAGCCGGGGGCGGTCATCGGCGAGGGGCGCCTCCGGAACAGGCTCGGCGGATCGGGCCGGGCTGGCTGGGGCCGGGGCGACGGGGACCGAGTGGGTCGGGGCGGAGCGGATCGGGGCCGGGCGGGTCGGGGCGGAGCGGATCGGGGCCGGTCGGGTCGGGGCAGTGGTGGCCGACGGGGAGGCACTGTGCGGCGGGTCGGGGGTCGGTGAGCCGGTGGCGGGCCGGGACGGGCTCGGTGGCCCCGGCTCGCCGAGCGGGTCACGCGACGGTCCGGACCCGACGAACGTGTGCCCGAGGAGG is a window of Micromonospora sp. NBC_01699 DNA encoding:
- a CDS encoding polysaccharide deacetylase family protein, with translation MGSTRGGRASTGRYGPRRSGLTGRRQLRLIMILGLVVGSMLGGGYLLGHTFVGSGPSRDPLGEPGPPSPSRPATGSPTPDPPHSASPSATTAPTRPAPIRSAPTRPAPIRSAPTHSVPVAPAPASPARSAEPVPEAPLADDRPRLPMGTGGPYSSRISTGSRGVALTFDDGPNPVYTPQVLAELARFRVRATFCLVGELAAAYPELVRAIAAAGHTLCNHSWSHDPDLGSRSKAAIRTDLTRTNAAIRAAVPDALILYYRQPYGGWTAGAVATARELGMTSVHWDVDAEDYSRPGAGNIASNVTAGVVPGSIVLMHDAGGNRQQTITALRTILPNLLRRLNLVPLPTGPPQNNP